From the genome of Oceanidesulfovibrio indonesiensis, one region includes:
- a CDS encoding transposase — protein sequence MDLISYENLIRNENSARKYLLGFCWKNHQRFCPRCRHRKLYPLSSGRRRCARCKYTFHDFSRRFLNIGNLSPQDWLRVIKLFELEVPQSTIAQQTCLAPNTVAKALNTIRLAIAAQALDAHQLYEAGLGRDVLKSHAPADAAHDDSCWPPIFGLVEQGGLAFLDILPDLNVESLIHFKRNFRLRTAALGSVVYTDRFSPYLSLLVSGPQEIWRDWQGNPVAHKDKGLAVDTTQQFWRFAKERLRRYRGIAPERFPLYLKELEFRYNHRNADIFEEISRLLCTFVPDLG from the coding sequence ATGGACCTCATTTCCTATGAAAACCTGATTCGCAATGAAAACTCCGCCAGGAAATACCTGTTGGGTTTTTGCTGGAAAAACCATCAACGCTTTTGTCCTCGCTGTCGCCACCGCAAGCTGTACCCTCTCTCTTCAGGTCGTCGCCGCTGCGCCCGCTGTAAATACACCTTCCACGATTTCAGCCGTCGTTTCCTGAACATCGGCAACCTCTCGCCACAGGACTGGCTACGGGTCATCAAGCTCTTCGAGCTGGAGGTCCCGCAATCCACCATTGCCCAGCAGACCTGCCTGGCGCCCAACACCGTGGCCAAGGCGTTGAACACCATCCGCCTGGCCATCGCGGCGCAGGCGCTGGACGCGCACCAGCTGTACGAGGCCGGACTTGGACGGGACGTGCTCAAATCCCACGCGCCCGCGGATGCGGCGCATGACGATTCCTGTTGGCCGCCAATATTCGGTCTGGTGGAGCAAGGCGGCCTAGCCTTTCTGGACATTCTGCCCGACCTCAACGTGGAGTCGCTCATCCATTTCAAACGCAACTTCCGGCTGCGCACGGCCGCACTCGGCTCCGTGGTCTACACTGACCGTTTTTCCCCCTATCTTTCCCTGCTGGTGAGCGGACCCCAGGAGATATGGAGAGACTGGCAGGGCAACCCGGTGGCCCACAAGGACAAGGGGCTCGCCGTGGACACGACCCAGCAGTTCTGGCGATTCGCCAAGGAGCGGCTGCGCCGCTATCGCGGCATTGCGCCGGAACGCTTCCCTCTGTACCTCAAGGAACTGGAATTCCGTTACAACCACCGGAACGCCGACATCTTCGAAGAAATATCCCGCCTGCTGTGCACCTTTGTGCCTGACCTTGGGTGA